The nucleotide window gcccgctatgggtggtacatatcggtccgaGAGCCTCTTTGCACgtggatcagtgatttaaaaaggcgctcgggcgctcgcctaggtgctcgggcgaggcgaggcccgagcgcctcgcttcatttccaggcggcgtgcttcaaagaggcgctgggcgcttcgggcgagcgtctgggttaaactaggcgaccgaactagcgtttgaggtctggttcagtctccggtgctttagttggttcgatcgaaccaactaaaacaccaatatcagcgtgacttccccaaccTTAACCCTGCTCGCCGTTCACGCTACTGCCATCGctgctcgttgctaccgctgTCGCTCCCACTGTCGCCACTCCCGCTGCTACCGTTGTCGCTGTCTCCGCTCGCCGCTTCCGCTCCCGCTACTGCTGCCGCTGCTACTGTTGCCActgtcgctgctgctgccgctgccgctgccactgtcgtcgctcacaGCTACCGCTCTCGCTCTTCTCAGtcaacaccctcggtcttccgactcttcccttacactcttctcctctttcgatagtatacaattaacagtatactgtatactgttaactatatactagtaatagtatttatatttattagattaatttaatagcatatttttatttaaaattttaaataattatatttattaattatattatatatttttatattttagcgtctcacttcgctcgagcgagcgcttgggcgagcgcTTAACGtctcgagcgtttttggaccttggcgccttttggcgcttagcactttttaaatcactgacgtGAATCACCTGCTACCGAACAGTACCAAATTTTTTGCCTCGTAACGAGCGATAGAAGGCTGTATCGAGCGGTAACGTTccaaaatttcgaccgttactgacCTGTATCAAGCGGTAGCAATCGATTTCAACTATTACCGACCTTTTAGCTATTTTAGCTATTTATACCTAAAAACACTAATACAATATGTATTAGTGTTTTCAGTTATTTTAGGCATACCGCTCAATACGCATCCGTATGTACTGTAACGAGCAAGGCTAGGTACGTTGGTTCATACGaaaattgcaaaccttgattTGTAGATTTCAACTCATGAAAGAATTAACAGAACTATGCAAAGATTAAACTTCTTTAAGTCTTCCATTTCCATAGTCAGCTGCTGGAACTTAAAGCCACAAGTTCAGAACTACCTGACCAGCTGGTACAGAAGGATCACCAGTCAGTTTAATTGCTTCAACATATTCATAAAATTCTAAATTCATTTTCCCCTGAGTATAATCCTCTTGCCACTGACCATACTTGCGCTTTAGATGGAGTACATTAGAGCTGTACATTCCATGTGAGCCAATATATAGTCCTGCCATAAAATTATGAATGTAATTTAATATAAATTGTCAGAATATCACAAAAACCCATTAAAATAAGCAACATGAAGAAATAGGATTCTGCAGTTCCCATTATTTACTATTAAATGTAACAACTGAATGATGTTAATGCAAAGTAGACTACCACTTAGGGGATCTGAAGTCAAAGGTATCTCAATATGGCTGAAGACTGTTGCTTCAAGTAAAGAATGATAGTTCTGTCTGTTATTGACACTGTAATTAAGTAGTTCCTGAAGATCTTTAAGTACCTGCAGCATCAGTTGAGTATAAGATTGATTAACAGCTCCACAGTTGAAAATATCAGTTACAATCAATTAGATGTTAATTTCATGCCCATCTGCAAAAATCATTATTCCATCAGAATATGATCAGATATAGCAAATGCTGCAAAAGATGGGAGTCTGTTACAGCCAGACCAACATTGTCTCTTATTACCTTGGAAAAGCCAAATATGAACCAATTTTACAAACAAAGAACATCATTTTGGTGGCTACTCATAAGAATGAAATTTTATGATATAGTGTGCCTACTGGTCCAAGAGTATTGTCATTGTTATAGATAGTCCATAACAGCTGCTATAGCAATCTATGGTGTTAGGGGCAATGCTGTTTAATTACTTCAAACTCCATAGAAGACATTATTGTGGGTCCCAATAGTGCTGTAACCaacatatttatatagattaattAAAGAATGCTCCAACAGACAAATTAAATCTAATCTCAGATTTTTGAACCCATACAATAGATTAAAAGAACCCCAAGAAAAttcattttttagattttttatcaaTATCTAGACAAAGAGGTCTAACTTCTACTTTACCTTAGCATATCAAAACCCTCTTTTTAGCTAGCAAATGACATTGGGTCACCTACCCCACTGCCCAAATTGCTCTCCGACATCCATAATGTTCCTTCTTGCTCTATCTAACTTGGGTGCTCTCTCTCTTTATACATCTCTCTTTCTCCCTCGCGCTCTACCTGTAGCATTCACTCTCCTTGCTTCATTCTCATTGATCAAATTGTGTTCTGTTGCAGTAATGTGCAGTTTCTAGTATTATATGTCACATATTTAAGATCATATAGTAAGATTGTGGATGATAAAGCCACAATTTAAGATCATATATCTCTTTGATAGCACATCCAGACcaccttatgaaaaatattttgttgTGACAATATGAATATTTGGTGCTTGGTCCTTGGTTAACTGCAATGTACATTATTGACCCCTAACACTGCATTGATTGTCGATGATCATGCCACAATTGATATGATAATATTGAATAACATATCAACCTTACAAGAAACTTTTGCCATAGACTCTATGTCAATAATTCAATGTCTGGGTCTCCGCAATAATACATGACTTCTCTTAATAGTACATAGTATGAAGTTATATAAGTGATTCATATTGGGCGAATAATTGCTTGCTATCCTACCAGTCTGCCACTACATACCCACTACACTGTTTTAGTCAGTGCATGAATTTCTCATCTTAGAAACATGATTATTATAAATCATAAATTGTCATCCAGGTCTCCTGTTAATCcttaaattgatataaaggaaagGAGGCTTTTACATATCTATACTCTCAAAGTTTGGAAATACTGAAATAGCATATTTGCCGTACAAATTTTGATATGGCATATATCTCTCTCCCCAAAAATCCAAATCCTTCACATATCACCAGCCAATTAGCATCAATCCAGAAAAACATAAGTTAAACACAGCTAAACGAAGCTAACAATAGCTAATTTGAGTTAAGaatgtatattttaaaaaaaacctaaaataaaaataatgttttcaaaagaggaatatatatatatatatatatatatatatatatatatatatatatatatatatatatatatatatatatatgtatgtgtatatatgtatgtgtatatgtatatatatgtgcaaTTTTAGTTTGAGATTGAATTTCATACACCAACCACAAAGAGCCCTATTCCAAAACCAAACTAGAGACCTTACAAAAATTATTAGTAAGTCCATCAAGTTAATTTTAATATTGCGACTATAAGCAAGGTTCAATGCATGAGGTTCCAGCCAATGCAACCATAAGACGTTTCCATGACCTGATGTACTGGACGACAAAATCACATAGTGACCTTCCATAGTGCCAAGCCACACCAAGTTGATTTCCATATTCCAATAAACACTAATAAATTTCAAGTGCTGGtgcatttcaaaataaatcatgatatctTGGTCACAGAAAAAGGCTATAGAGTTTTAGACAGATCAAGTTGCTTATAGAACTACAGAAACTATAAAGAGATATACAGGCAGTAGAACCACAAATTACATAGCTTTCTTGTTGGTATATTAGGTGATGCATGATCGTTAATACAATTACAGCaacataaacaaaaaaattattaattaaatctAATTTACAAGAAAAACATGTCCAGAGTGAATTCTATAGCATTTAATCTGTAAAGTTGTTGAAATAACTGTTTCTGAGTACACAGGAAAGGAGGAAAAAGATATATGCTAACCTTCAAATGTATCTTCTCTGTGTTAGGGATCACCTTAGCAAGTTCAGACGAAAGAAGATCAGCACTCTGCCGAGCAAAGGCTTTTCTCTTTAGAGTCTGTCTTTTTTCATCAATTCCACTTCTCATAACATCTTGCTCTAAAATGATTGAAAAGGACATGTGATCTCTTTTCTCTAGCCTTGCTGGAACACGAACTAAATTTGTGGGTGGTACATCAGCAGACAGCTTTGGTGTTAGACCACTGATTACAACTTTCAGTGATACCTCACTTTTCCCTTCACGTTTACTAGTAGAATCTCCAGAATCCATTTCAATGTCTTCAATGTCATGCTCGGCACCAAAGTCATCTGACTCTAGACTTTCTAGCTCTTCATCACTACCATCTTCCTCActactttcttcctcttcctccataaTTTGTTCAACAACTTTGGCAATTAGATCTCTGTCTACTTTCCCAGGTGACACCAGCTTTAAGACCCTGACCTTGACACCAGGTATTAAATCTCGTAAAATGTTTTGTATAGTAGTAATTCCATCAGTGACATTTGTATCATCATCCTTTCCTTCAATTGTCTTTACATCTTCAGCATGTAAAGTGTTTTCTCCTTTCGAACTGTCAGATGAGTTTAAGTTGCTAAGACCTGATTTTTTCTCGAATTTCTTTGTCAAGTCTCCAGAATTTTCATTCTGTTTCAAATATGCCACCTGAAAAAGCATGCGTCATCTTTCAGCCAGCAAAGGGACAACAAACAAGAAACTATGAATCTAAATATGATTAAAGAAGAAAAGATACATAACCAGAAACTTGACAAACTCTTACTGATATGAAAAGACTTAGAAATATTCTATATTCTGACAAAGATCTAATGTGCTGTTTAGTTTCGCATAAAAGATCACTTAACATTGACTTGGCCAGAGAAAGAAAGGGTGAGGGAGGGAGGAGAGCTGAATTATATAATACTCCACCTGAACAAAAAGGATAGATGAACTTTATCGCAATATGCACTCAATATAATgttgttttgaattgtttcagctAGAAGTTTATCCCCTCTtgcatgaataacaaaattgattGTTCTTGCACAAGTTAAAAGTAAAGATTTTGTAATGCACCTGTTGCTTGTATCCTCCATTGGTCCTGGTGAAAAAAACTTCAAATAGAGGAAAACCTGGTCTACCACTGGCTAGCTGTCTGCAAGATAAAAATGAAGGAACAAATACTTAAAATTAACAAATAATATTGGAGATACCGATATATAGGCAATATTTAAAAGGTATAACATATTTACTTGATCATTAAATTAACAAGTCATATTAGGTGCGAAAATAAGGTACTGAATCTTGTTGGAGGAACAAGCAAAGCTCTCAAGGCTCAACAAACAGCTGCCTTGCCATAATGAAAACTTAATTGAACTTAAAATACTCATGTTAATGCGGCTCAGATAGCCAAGCTAACAAATTCTGGGACAATGTAACCATGGTTCGCCTTACTGGTCTATACCGGTGTACTAACCAACTGTTGGTATAATATGTACCGAGCTGTACTGAGCATACCGACATGGTACAAGGGGCGTAgtgatgtaccacccataccggtctCATGTCAAACTAGTACGTACCACCTGTACCAAGCGGTATGCCATGATATGACGAACCTTGAGTGTAACTAGCTCCTAATGTTAAAGAAGGACCATATTTAGATCATTTACGAGAAGTTGAAAATGCTTGGAAAGTTATGGAGCCATTTCCCCTAGAAAATTTTTGTTAGCACGAGGATCTGAACTGTCATGCTCCATGCCAGCTTCCCTGTTTTAAGAGGGAAAACCCAAtttcctcaaataatttcattaaaTGGTTTTCAGTTTTTCTTCAATTCACAAGGCAGACTTGGCTGATGTTTTTCTTGCATTTATATTATTGTAACCAAAGTTTTAAATCCCAGCCAGATGCTGATACTAACAGATGGTCGGACCATACAATACTGACAAAAGATCACCATATCAACACTCGGTGTGGGTCCGTACTGTCCAAACCAAAAAGAAATAGGCTGAgaagagaaaaggaagaagatgatgaggaggaggagagggcacCATGCATAGAAATTAGAAGGCACCAGCAGTGACCTGAGGAAGCACCAGCATTGAGGGGAGAAAGAGGCGTTGGCTGTGGTGACGTGAGGACGAGGTGCTGATGGCAGTGACATGAGGAGAAGACACCAGCAGCAGTGATGTGAGGGATGCCCATGGCAGCAACAGGAGAGATGGATGCCTCAGGCAAAATTTCCTATTTCACATGCCGGGCCCCCATTGTACCATTAAATATCAGGCAGTATGCCAACTTTTAGAACCTTGGTTTTTAACATAAAAAATGTTCTTAACATCCAGTCAGCGATAATACAAAATAACAGCTAAGGAAGAGTAGCTTGAACTCGGTAGAAAGAGGTGCATAAGCTTGGTCCATCAGTATCCTTCAAGAACCTAAGTACCATCAAAATATGCTCAGTTGTATGTATTATACAAGTACTGATACTGCCCTCAACAAAGCTAAATGTGAGTCTCCATACACTCGATCAAGAGAAATCAAATCACACTGATCttttagtttttcaataaatTAGAATTTTAATACTCATTTCACATTGATTCCTTGATGAATTCTGAGATGTTCATGAGATAAATTATACATCTTTACAAAGCTTATTAAGTTAGTTATTCGAAGCATTTTACAGAATTCAATtttcttaagaaaattatatTCAGTTTTCATATGTtttcttaagaaaattatatTCAGTTCTCTCAACAAAGGTTATGGTGGTAAAAGTTCGTCTTATTTTAGGAGTGAGTTCCTAGATGACTTTTAGTTATTCTATAAGTAGTTaattatttctttatttattttgatctaAAAATGGCAAAGAATCAATCACTCATTCTTGGAGGGTTGTTCCAAGCCTACCACTATAAAGACCATATCTCGAAAGTCTTGAAGGCATAGAGTGATTTTGAACAAGGTAAGCCTTACTGATCTGTACCGATGTATCGATCGGCATGGTATGTACTGAGGCATATCAAAGTTAGATTACCGATGGCATGGTAAAATTACCGAAATTAGattaaaaatacctaaaaatagaaaaaagttagattaggctTGTTAAGttggaaatatatataaatttaatataattttagcaaaaaataatctaaattaggaaagaatagtgataTATCTTTTTTGAGCTTTGAGAAGTAATTTTATGATACATTCTGAACTGTCCTTCAATTAGTATTAAATTATctataaagaaatgatttgaattgttagatttttttaaacaacttaaattttaagattcaaatgaatcaagtaatcaatcAATGGATATACCTGGTTCTACCATCCACAAGTGGTGGATTGGGATCCTTGATCCTATGTATTTGCATATTAATTTGATATGCTTGTCGaacccaatcctgaaattgatcttaTGACATAATATACCGATACAtcgtatgtcattggtgcatcaatacgATGATGGTCGTAGTTTGATGGTCGTGAACCACATGTGCCCGAGGCGGCTTCTGAGACAAGGACAATTGTGACATGTATTGGCATGGAGCATGGAGAATGTCAGAATTTTTAATTTCGCTACTAATCTATTGCTCCATATCATATAATCATCATCGTACTACTGCTCGAaaaagtatgaccaactatcatcgtactattgttggccgtaagattctccataatacgacatCTCTGAATACGATTAGCTTGGCTCTATGTCTACGTTATGTAGATTCTATCGCATCTACTCAAAAGCATCCATTGCTTTCTCATTCCCCTTTTGTATATAAACTTAACCAGTACCTCGTCGAgccccatgatctgaatcttgggtggcatgtgtaaaatactgcTCCTCGGCCCATGCATTACCCTCAAATTGTATAGATGGAACCATCGACTACCCAACGTCGCCAACATCATTAGTCGAAGCACTACAAATCACATTGCTGCCATGTCTCTGGACTGAGAGGGTTGTTGAATGTGATTAAGGTGTCTCATCGCCCAACTCGATTCTTTTCAACAGTGCGGTTGATGCTAGTGTCTTTCCCTTTGCCTTTACACACTAGGCGAGTGAAATGagttgaagagattgagagagtaaaATGGGTTGAAAGAGGTGGGAGGAaatggtttaaaaaccctttcttATAGTTCAAACGATCAAATTGATCATTTGAAATAAGGCAATATAAGCCCTTGATcgataacgatcgaaatccgaCCAATACAAGTCAGTAACGATTATATTTGGATTGTTACCGATCGGTACAAACCCCATATCGCCCAATACAAGATTATATAATGGTACCGCTTGGTATAGGGCTGTCCGTATACCGATCCCCTATCGAACCGATACAAATCGCTCATACTTTGCAATACAGCTCGGTATGACAAGCCCTGATTTTGAATGAAAGAATAGTTTCTTGAGAGGTCTTTGTCCATTAGATTCAGAGTTGTATCTCTTCGGTGGATTCCCCGAAGTGGTGAGTTCTTAGGTCCTATATCCCTAATTAGACTCTTCGGTGTTAATATTTGTATCTCTTGGGTGTTTTCCTTAGGTGTGTTACTTGCGCAGTGAGCTTGTAATCTTCCCTTCTATCCCAATTTCCACTTAGTTCCTCACCATCCCAAATTCAAATGGCAGGAAAAGATCTATCTAGTAGTTGTTATTTATTGTTGCATGTAtttcaaatttaatatatataaaaaatacttCCACTCCACATGACTATTTGATCCTTACAAACACAAGTGTCATCCATGATCTATTTTTCTATAGTTGCAATTTTACAAGTTTTAATTGTCATACAAAAATTTAATTAAACCAATAATAACTAATGCACCCATAACAAAAGAAGCACAAATGTAGTCATCAATTCACGAGTCAGGGAACTAAACAAATATGGAAGCAAGTAATACACCTGGGGCTGTAACTTCTTGCAACATATCTTCCATACTCAGCACTTATATGTATAATTCGACCATATGGATCAGCACCATCTTCTGAAAAACCTGACCACCAGCCAACCTGCATGTCTTCCCAAACACATCAATTTCACTGAAGCAAAAGTACAAAGTGGGAAAAGAAACCATTGTTACTTATCACTAGGATATCAGAAAACTTTCTTAAAATACAAAAGCCACTTTTGTAACCcccaaaaaaatcaaa belongs to Musa acuminata AAA Group cultivar baxijiao chromosome BXJ3-5, Cavendish_Baxijiao_AAA, whole genome shotgun sequence and includes:
- the LOC135637968 gene encoding protein EXECUTER 1, chloroplastic-like; the protein is MASIRSPCLQPSSTSARADPNAAKFPTKTPSWLSSPPRRALPRLKKAPAGGSRALPDHFLCRCRKNHSSDEQEEGSSQNDCSAHESWDSLVRDVVSGAAKRWGDFLTACRNSWSRNGSSADASAAGKGQGKEEKVMEEENGVDGGDWDWERWQRHFTEIEEQERLLSILKSQLNDAIAKEEYEDAVKLKLAIAGATENDIVGTAISTMNRAIEEENYNGAAHIRDHAGAGLVGWWSGFSEDGADPYGRIIHISAEYGRYVARSYSPRQLASGRPGFPLFEVFFTRTNGGYKQQVAYLKQNENSGDLTKKFEKKSGLSNLNSSDSSKGENTLHAEDVKTIEGKDDDTNVTDGITTIQNILRDLIPGVKVRVLKLVSPGKVDRDLIAKVVEQIMEEEEESSEEDGSDEELESLESDDFGAEHDIEDIEMDSGDSTSKREGKSEVSLKVVISGLTPKLSADVPPTNLVRVPARLEKRDHMSFSIILEQDVMRSGIDEKRQTLKRKAFARQSADLLSSELAKVIPNTEKIHLKVLKDLQELLNYSVNNRQNYHSLLEATVFSHIEIPLTSDPLSGLYIGSHGMYSSNVLHLKRKYGQWQEDYTQGKMNLEFYEYVEAIKLTGDPSVPAGQVAFRAKVGKQNQLPHKGIIPEEFGVIARYKGQGRLADPGFRNPRWVDGELVIFDGKYIRGGPVIGFVYWAPESHFLLFFNRLKLPA